Proteins co-encoded in one Neoarius graeffei isolate fNeoGra1 chromosome 11, fNeoGra1.pri, whole genome shotgun sequence genomic window:
- the ttc8 gene encoding tetratricopeptide repeat protein 8, producing MEVKLSMDPLFLAWSCFRRRKFQKCSDLCTKVLEDNPYDQAAWSLKTRALTEMVYIDEVEVDQEGIAEIMLDESAIAQVARPGTSLRLPGTSQGGGPTPSVRPVTQSGRPITGFVRPSTQSGRPGTMEQAIRTPRTANTARPVTSASGRFVRLGTASMLTHPDGPFINLSRLNLAKYAQKPNLSKTLFEYIFHHENDVKNALDLAALATEHAQFKDWWWKVQLGKCYYRLGLYREAEKQFRSALNHQEFVDTYLYLAKVYQRLDQPITALNLFKQGLDHFPGEVTLLTGIARIHEEMNNITSATEYYKDVLKQDNTHVEAIACIGSNHFYTDQPEIALRFYRRLLQMGVYNCQLYNNLGLCCFYAQQYDMTLSSFERALALVSNDEEQADVWYNIGHVAVGIGDLTLAYQCFKLALAFNNDHAEAYNNLAVLELRKGRIEQAKAFLQTAASLAPHMYEPHFNFAVLSDKVGDLQSSYMAAQKSEDAFPEHVDTQQILKTLRQHFAVL from the exons GCAGCCTGGAGCCTGAAGACAAGGGCTCTGACTGAGATGGTGTACATCGATGAAGTGGAGGTTGACCAGGAGGGCATTGCAGAAATAATGTTGGATGAAAGTGCCATTGCACAAGTGGCAC GTCCTGGAACGTCACTGAGACTCCCTGGGACAAGTCAGGGTGGAGGACCTACTCCGTCTGTCAG accagtGACCCAGTCAGGACGCCCCATTACAGGATTTGTAAGGCCCAGCACTCAGTCTGGTAGACCAGGGACAATGGAACAAGCCATCAGGACACCTCGAACTGCAAACACTGCCCGCCCAGTCACCAGTGCTTCTGGGAGATTTGTCCGATTGGGCACG GCTTCTATGTTAACACATCCGGATGGACCGTTTATAAACTTGTCCAGGTTAAATTtggccaagtatgcacagaaaCCAAATTTATCCAAG ACCTTGTTTGAATACATCTTTCACCATGAGAACGATGTCAAAAAT GCTTTGGACCTAGCTGCACTCGCTACGGAGCATGCACAGTTCAAGGACTGGTGGTGGAAAGTCCAGCTTGGGAAATGTTATTACAG GCTTGGTTTATATCGTGAAGCTGAGAAACAATTCAGATCAGCCCTCAATCATCAAGAGTTTGTTGATACTTATCTCTACCTTGCGAAG GTGTATCAGCGACTGGATCAACCCATAACTGCCCTGAACCTCTTTAAACAAGGCCTGGACCATTTCCCAGGAGAAGTGACTTTGCTGACTGGGATTGCCCGCATTCATGAG GAGATGAATAACATCACTTCAGCTACAGAGTATTACAAAGATGTCTTAAAGCAAGACAACACACATGTGGAGGCCATTGCCTGCATAGGAAGCAACCATTTCTATACAGACCAGCCAGAGATCGCCTTGCGTTTCTACAG ACGGTTGCTGCAGATGGGTGTGTACAACTGCCAACTCTACAATAATCTGGGCTTGTGCTGCTTTTATGCTCAGCAGTATGACATGACTCTGTCCTCCTTTGAGAGGGCATTAGCTCTGGTTTCCAATGATGAGGAACAGGCTGACGTCTGGTATAATATTGGGCATGTCGCAGTG GGTATTGGTGACTTGACTCTAGCTTATCAGTGCTTTAAACTAGCTTTGGCATTTAACAATGATCACGCTGAGGCTTACAACAACTTAGCAGTGCTGGAGCTACGCAAAGGCCGCATTGAGCAG GCAAAAGCTTTTTTGCAAACGGCTGCTTCTCTCGCTCCCCACATGTATGAACCACATTTCAACTTCGCTGTATTGTCAGATAAG GTGGGTGACCTTCAGAGTAGCTACATGGCTGCCCAGAAGTCAGAGGATGCCTTTCCTGAGCACGTGGACACTCAACAGATCCTGAAGACCCTCAGGCAGCACTTTGCTGTGCTCtga